From the genome of Kaistella daneshvariae, one region includes:
- a CDS encoding carboxymuconolactone decarboxylase family protein — MENHDLYPETTNELAEKKAALAPKNIEAWRNFSKTVFEAGALDEKTKQLIAIAVAHVTQCPYCIRSHTKTALRKGATKEEVMEAIWVAAEMRAGAAYAHATIAMDEMENTKTH; from the coding sequence ATGGAAAACCACGATTTATATCCGGAAACAACAAACGAATTAGCAGAAAAAAAGGCCGCTTTAGCACCGAAAAATATTGAAGCCTGGCGGAATTTCAGTAAGACGGTTTTTGAAGCCGGCGCTTTGGATGAAAAAACGAAACAGCTGATTGCTATTGCGGTTGCGCACGTGACGCAATGTCCATACTGCATCAGGTCGCATACCAAAACCGCTTTGAGAAAAGGTGCAACGAAAGAAGAAGTGATGGAAGCGATTTGGGTGGCGGCGGAAATGCGCGCCGGCGCGGCTTATGCGCATGCGACTATTGCCATGGATGAAATGGAAAATACGAAAACACATTAA